From a single Sediminibacterium sp. KACHI17 genomic region:
- the panD gene encoding aspartate 1-decarboxylase produces the protein MQIEVLKSKIHRAVITEANLHYVGSLTLDEDLMDAANFIEHEKIQVVNVNNGERLETYIIKGKRGSGIVCLNGPAARKGAVGDLVVIISYAIMDFEAAKTFKPWVVFPKEGNKL, from the coding sequence ATGCAAATTGAAGTACTCAAATCTAAAATACACCGTGCCGTTATCACGGAAGCCAATCTTCATTATGTGGGCAGTCTGACACTCGATGAAGACCTGATGGATGCTGCTAATTTCATTGAACATGAAAAGATTCAGGTAGTGAATGTGAACAATGGAGAAAGATTGGAAACCTATATCATCAAAGGTAAAAGAGGCAGTGGTATTGTTTGTTTAAATGGTCCGGCTGCACGTAAAGGTGCGGTGGGAGATCTCGTAGTAATCATTTCTTATGCTATTATGGATTTTGAAGCTGCTAAAACATTTAAACCCTGGGTCGTATTTCCAAAAGAAGGGAATAAGTTATAG
- the panC gene encoding pantoate--beta-alanine ligase — translation MILFRKGDELKKYLIAKTGQGLNIGFVPTMGALHEGHLSLIRAAKERSDLVVSSIFVNPTQFNDQQDYLHYPKTIDQDILALEKSACDILFMPDVKEIYPDNYLPLSYDLGFLETVLEGKFRPGHFQGVCQVVDRMLEIVTPGLLFLGQKDYQQCMVIERLIQLKHPSTRLLIVPTMREKNGLAMSSRNLRLSTTDRVKAEAIYKGLMKIKAQLQQGTLQQLCEEVSNDLLDAGFEKVDYISISHATTLAPVNEWDGKTPLVALAAAFISGVRLIDNIPLT, via the coding sequence ATGATTCTTTTCAGAAAAGGAGACGAATTAAAAAAATATTTAATTGCTAAAACAGGGCAAGGCCTCAACATTGGGTTTGTACCTACAATGGGGGCTCTCCATGAGGGGCATCTTTCATTGATCAGGGCTGCCAAAGAAAGGTCAGACCTGGTGGTTTCCAGCATTTTTGTGAACCCGACCCAATTCAATGACCAACAGGATTACCTCCACTACCCTAAAACCATCGATCAGGATATTTTAGCCCTTGAAAAATCTGCCTGTGACATATTATTCATGCCAGATGTCAAGGAAATCTATCCAGACAACTATTTGCCTCTTTCTTATGACCTCGGATTCCTAGAGACTGTTCTGGAAGGAAAATTCAGACCCGGACATTTTCAGGGGGTTTGTCAGGTTGTAGACAGAATGTTGGAGATCGTCACCCCCGGCTTACTTTTTTTAGGGCAAAAAGATTACCAACAATGTATGGTGATCGAACGGCTGATTCAATTGAAACATCCATCGACCCGCCTACTCATTGTTCCTACCATGCGTGAAAAAAATGGGCTAGCCATGAGTAGCCGAAACTTACGTTTGAGTACTACCGATAGAGTAAAAGCAGAAGCCATCTATAAAGGTTTGATGAAAATCAAAGCCCAATTACAACAGGGCACTCTTCAGCAGTTATGCGAGGAAGTAAGTAACGACTTATTGGATGCAGGATTTGAAAAAGTAGATTATATCAGTATCTCTCATGCTACCACACTGGCCCCAGTAAACGAATGGGATGGCAAAACACCGTTGGTAGCTTTGGCAGCGGCTTTTATTTCCGGGGTTCGCTTAATTGATAACATTCCTCTCACATAA
- a CDS encoding lysylphosphatidylglycerol synthase transmembrane domain-containing protein, translated as MKKQLLSIGKFALFLGLGLFLVWWSLRQIPDDKWGEFRNSLRNANYWLLIPVFVILIASHLLRALRWKILMEPMGYRPRSLNTFFAVMIGYLANLAFPRLGEVLKCTLLARYEKVPAEKLVGTIVAERAVDVVSLGIVFLLTLVTQYDILAAYGQELIGKLLDKGGSVPMSVLLLIAGIILVGIIVIRVWFKQFAHLKIVIMIKKIIAGVWEGLMSIRHLKRKGIFILYSIGIWFLYTAGTWVGLLATSGTAHLGWGEGLSVLAFGSIGMIVTPGGIGAYAFFIAKLLEEYNIPFELGFANGNLQWFAQFMIVLLAGGLSLLLLPVYNKKNNQHESR; from the coding sequence ATGAAAAAACAACTCCTCTCTATTGGAAAGTTTGCCCTGTTTCTGGGTTTGGGATTGTTTCTCGTATGGTGGAGTTTGAGACAGATACCCGATGATAAATGGGGGGAATTCAGAAATAGTTTACGCAATGCCAACTATTGGCTGCTGATCCCTGTCTTTGTGATCCTCATTGCCAGCCACTTGCTTCGGGCGCTTCGCTGGAAGATCCTGATGGAGCCGATGGGTTACCGGCCAAGATCCTTGAATACTTTTTTTGCTGTCATGATCGGCTATCTCGCCAATCTGGCTTTTCCTCGTTTGGGCGAAGTCTTGAAATGCACTTTACTTGCCCGCTATGAAAAAGTGCCCGCAGAAAAATTAGTAGGAACCATCGTTGCAGAAAGAGCCGTGGATGTTGTTTCATTAGGGATCGTTTTTCTTTTGACACTGGTGACCCAATATGATATCCTGGCTGCATATGGACAAGAATTGATCGGTAAGCTGTTGGATAAAGGCGGATCTGTGCCTATGTCTGTATTACTACTGATCGCCGGAATCATATTGGTAGGTATCATTGTAATACGCGTTTGGTTCAAGCAGTTTGCACATTTGAAGATCGTGATCATGATCAAAAAGATCATTGCAGGTGTTTGGGAAGGTTTAATGAGCATTCGTCACCTCAAGCGAAAAGGTATTTTCATCTTGTACAGTATAGGTATTTGGTTTTTGTATACCGCCGGAACATGGGTTGGCCTACTAGCGACTTCAGGAACCGCGCATCTGGGATGGGGCGAAGGATTGAGTGTATTGGCTTTTGGAAGTATTGGCATGATCGTTACACCCGGTGGTATTGGTGCTTATGCATTCTTTATTGCCAAACTATTGGAAGAATATAATATCCCATTTGAACTTGGCTTTGCCAATGGTAATCTGCAATGGTTCGCTCAATTCATGATCGTTCTGCTTGCGGGTGGATTGAGTTTATTGCTACTGCCAGTTTATAATAAAAAAAACAATCAACATGAGAGCCGTTAA
- the ppk1 gene encoding polyphosphate kinase 1 has protein sequence MKKHLIQRDISWLSFNARVLQEANDPSVPLKERIRFLGIFSNNTDEFFRVRVATLKRMVEYADKRRKLNMHMEDDPQSIIDQIQTIVLQQQNEFNRIWDDIIRELKKEKIFLINEKQLNKEQKRYVSDFFDEQVRSNIIPLMIESLPQLPYLRDKSIYLGVVMRKKDSAYDQKYALIEVPAKDVGRFVLLPSKQGEKHIILLEDVIRHNLPEIFTYFDYDYFDAHVFKVTKDAEIDIDNDVSTTFVEKIEKGLKNRRKGKPVRFVYDKEMDAGLLEYLIRRLNLNRKSNIIPGGRIHNFRHFMDFPDVFDSKNTRRPSFTHPAIQGSMRVTDVVLKKDVMLHFPYHSFHTVIDLLREAAMDPDVKSIKITAYRLASNSKVINALINAARNGKEVIVMLELKARFDEEANLEWKKILEEEGVRVLLGIPKMKVHAKLCIIKKRKGNKTVQYGFVSTGNLNEKTAKVYGDHCLLTANRMVMADINRIFNYLENWKTAAAQLKQCKTLMVCPTNMRQELTTLINREVKAAKAGKEAVITLKVNSLSDAALIDKLYAAAAAGVEIRLIVRGIFCAVIDHKKFKQPIRAISIVDEYLEHARVLMFHNGGHEKIYISSADWMVRNLDHRIEAAIPVMDTAIREELKQIIHIQLRDNVKARILDKELKNNYVPSAGKKRVRSQIETYQYLHRKNIATVEARRN, from the coding sequence GTGAAAAAGCATCTTATACAGCGTGACATCAGTTGGCTCAGTTTTAATGCAAGGGTTTTACAAGAAGCGAATGACCCTTCAGTTCCCTTAAAAGAAAGGATCCGCTTTCTGGGTATCTTTTCCAATAATACCGATGAATTTTTCAGGGTTCGTGTAGCTACTCTAAAACGCATGGTAGAATATGCGGATAAAAGACGTAAGCTCAACATGCATATGGAAGATGATCCACAATCCATCATCGATCAGATACAAACCATCGTCCTTCAGCAACAAAATGAATTCAATCGTATTTGGGATGACATCATCAGAGAGTTGAAAAAAGAAAAGATCTTTTTGATCAATGAAAAGCAACTGAATAAAGAACAGAAAAGATATGTAAGCGATTTTTTTGATGAACAGGTTCGTTCCAATATCATCCCGTTGATGATCGAAAGCTTACCACAACTACCTTATCTGCGAGATAAAAGTATTTATCTGGGTGTAGTGATGCGCAAAAAAGATTCTGCATACGATCAGAAATATGCATTGATCGAAGTTCCGGCCAAAGATGTTGGAAGATTTGTATTGCTACCTTCTAAGCAAGGTGAAAAGCACATCATTTTATTGGAAGATGTGATCAGACATAACTTGCCTGAGATCTTCACTTATTTTGATTACGATTATTTTGATGCACATGTTTTCAAAGTAACCAAAGATGCTGAGATCGATATTGACAATGATGTAAGTACCACCTTCGTTGAAAAGATCGAAAAGGGATTGAAGAACAGACGCAAAGGAAAACCGGTTCGCTTTGTATACGACAAAGAAATGGATGCGGGTTTATTGGAATACCTGATCCGTCGTTTGAACCTCAACCGGAAAAGTAATATCATTCCGGGTGGAAGGATACATAACTTTCGCCATTTCATGGATTTTCCGGATGTGTTTGACAGTAAGAACACACGTCGCCCTTCATTTACACATCCGGCCATACAAGGCAGTATGCGTGTTACAGATGTGGTATTGAAAAAAGATGTGATGCTGCATTTCCCCTATCACTCTTTCCATACGGTTATCGATTTATTACGCGAAGCGGCCATGGATCCTGATGTCAAATCGATCAAGATCACTGCCTATAGACTTGCTTCGAATTCGAAAGTCATCAATGCATTGATCAATGCTGCACGTAATGGCAAAGAAGTGATCGTAATGCTGGAACTAAAAGCCCGATTTGATGAAGAAGCCAATCTCGAATGGAAAAAAATTCTGGAAGAAGAAGGTGTTCGTGTGTTATTGGGAATTCCTAAAATGAAAGTGCATGCCAAACTCTGCATCATTAAAAAAAGGAAAGGAAACAAAACAGTACAATACGGATTTGTAAGTACCGGCAACCTGAATGAAAAAACAGCGAAGGTTTACGGAGATCATTGCTTACTCACAGCCAACAGAATGGTGATGGCTGATATCAACCGGATCTTCAACTATCTCGAAAACTGGAAGACCGCTGCTGCACAGCTAAAACAGTGCAAAACATTGATGGTGTGTCCAACCAATATGCGACAAGAACTGACCACCCTGATCAATCGGGAAGTAAAGGCAGCCAAAGCAGGGAAAGAAGCTGTTATTACACTAAAAGTGAACTCACTGAGTGATGCAGCACTGATCGATAAATTGTATGCTGCAGCAGCTGCAGGTGTTGAGATCAGATTGATCGTTCGTGGTATCTTCTGTGCAGTGATCGATCATAAAAAATTCAAACAACCTATTCGTGCCATCAGTATTGTAGACGAATACCTGGAACATGCAAGGGTGTTGATGTTCCATAATGGCGGACATGAAAAAATTTATATCTCCAGCGCCGACTGGATGGTAAGGAATCTGGATCATCGCATTGAAGCAGCTATTCCCGTCATGGATACTGCGATTCGCGAGGAATTGAAACAGATTATCCACATTCAATTAAGAGACAATGTAAAAGCACGCATCCTCGACAAAGAATTAAAAAACAACTATGTACCTTCCGCAGGTAAAAAAAGGGTTCGCTCTCAGATCGAAACCTATCAATACTTACACCGGAAAAACATAGCAACTGTTGAGGCTCGCCGCAATTGA
- a CDS encoding DUF4270 family protein, which translates to MRLFSTLRNTFIFCIISGFLLAGCTRITSTELGGGLIPPIDGVLTKDTILDVTTDTYEELDSVRIYKSDVHVLGAITNDPIFGRTSASMYFEVTPPVFPFAIPGNKDSIVVDSAVLVLSYKGFYGDSMQPLRLTVSEISQSTRLQRNYSYPVNYPAVNPISLAGPLASPVTIDIRRLGDSVKNRYENAKNQIRIRLRNDVAQRFIKTYDSTNAYKSDSLFKTYFAGFALTVDQSAPANALLNINLGDTNTKFALYYSSSSTGATKRDTAVAYFSFNTLTSGDANFVTRNRAGSQVANYVNNTSTPRSDSMVYVQAAPGTFVRIRIPGLASLSNRIIHRAELIAEQIPDDANLLTIDQQMSPPRYLLLSVFKPTTNAKYNVPNDYTFSQEGPNINDFGGRLFYKTTQGYNRVASYTFNLSRYVQGIVSRKDTSHLLQLSAPVNDSLFYTNPYPQVTAPALYYLNPSVGNDPAMGRVRLGGGTHSRFRMRLRLVFSRI; encoded by the coding sequence ATGCGTTTATTTTCGACACTGCGTAATACATTCATTTTCTGTATTATTTCTGGATTTCTACTCGCGGGTTGTACCCGGATTACTTCAACCGAGTTAGGTGGGGGATTGATACCTCCCATTGATGGTGTACTTACAAAAGATACCATTCTCGACGTTACCACCGATACATATGAGGAACTAGACTCTGTACGTATTTATAAATCTGACGTGCATGTATTAGGTGCTATCACCAACGATCCGATTTTTGGACGTACTTCAGCTTCCATGTATTTTGAAGTAACTCCTCCGGTATTCCCTTTTGCAATACCCGGAAATAAAGACAGTATCGTGGTTGATTCAGCCGTATTGGTACTTAGTTACAAAGGCTTTTATGGAGACTCTATGCAGCCTTTGCGATTAACAGTTTCAGAAATATCGCAATCAACACGCTTACAAAGAAATTATAGCTATCCGGTGAATTATCCGGCTGTTAATCCCATAAGCCTCGCCGGTCCGCTTGCTTCACCGGTTACCATTGATATCCGCAGACTCGGAGATTCTGTAAAAAACAGGTATGAGAATGCAAAGAATCAAATCAGGATCCGTCTGAGAAATGATGTGGCGCAACGCTTCATCAAAACCTATGATTCGACTAATGCTTATAAGTCTGACTCTCTTTTTAAAACTTACTTCGCCGGTTTTGCTTTAACTGTTGATCAGTCTGCTCCAGCGAATGCTTTATTGAATATCAATCTCGGCGATACCAATACGAAGTTTGCTTTGTACTACAGTTCCAGCTCAACAGGAGCTACGAAGAGAGATACTGCAGTAGCTTATTTCTCGTTCAATACTTTGACAAGTGGAGATGCCAACTTTGTAACACGTAATCGCGCCGGAAGTCAGGTAGCGAACTATGTCAATAATACATCTACACCCCGATCAGATTCAATGGTGTATGTACAGGCTGCCCCGGGTACGTTTGTGAGAATTCGTATCCCCGGACTCGCTTCTTTAAGTAATAGGATCATCCATCGTGCTGAACTGATCGCTGAACAAATACCCGATGATGCGAATCTCTTAACGATCGATCAACAAATGAGTCCACCTAGGTACTTGTTATTAAGTGTGTTCAAACCTACTACCAACGCGAAGTATAATGTTCCCAATGATTATACCTTCTCGCAAGAGGGCCCCAATATCAATGATTTTGGAGGTAGATTGTTCTACAAAACAACACAAGGGTATAATCGTGTAGCCTCTTATACTTTTAACCTGAGCAGATATGTACAAGGTATTGTATCGAGAAAAGATACTTCTCACTTATTACAGCTGTCAGCTCCCGTGAATGACTCTTTATTTTATACCAACCCATATCCGCAGGTTACCGCACCCGCGCTATATTACCTGAATCCAAGTGTTGGAAATGATCCGGCCATGGGCAGGGTTAGATTGGGCGGTGGTACGCACTCGCGTTTTAGAATGCGTTTACGTCTGGTATTTTCCCGTATATAA
- the rfaE2 gene encoding D-glycero-beta-D-manno-heptose 1-phosphate adenylyltransferase produces MRAVNAIEQKIMTLPQLLARVAAWRITGKKVAFTNGCFDILHEGHIFSLNAAASEADYLIVGVNSDNSVKKLKGPERPVNNEHSRSLLLASLAVTDAIIVFDEDTPHTLITAILPDVLVKGGDYTVEQIVGSKEVIANGGRVVINPIVEGFSTTGIIQHIKQSYS; encoded by the coding sequence ATGAGAGCCGTTAATGCAATAGAGCAAAAGATCATGACATTACCTCAGTTGCTGGCACGTGTGGCTGCATGGCGTATTACGGGAAAGAAAGTAGCTTTTACCAATGGTTGTTTTGATATTTTACATGAAGGACATATTTTCTCCCTCAATGCTGCTGCCAGTGAAGCAGATTATTTGATCGTGGGAGTGAACAGTGATAACAGCGTTAAGAAACTAAAAGGCCCTGAAAGACCTGTCAACAATGAACACAGCCGTTCATTATTATTGGCCAGCTTAGCCGTTACCGATGCCATCATTGTTTTTGATGAAGACACCCCACATACCCTTATCACTGCGATCTTACCGGATGTTTTGGTCAAAGGCGGTGATTATACCGTTGAGCAGATCGTGGGATCAAAAGAAGTGATCGCCAATGGCGGAAGAGTGGTCATCAATCCGATCGTAGAAGGGTTTTCAACAACGGGTATCATTCAACATATCAAGCAATCGTATTCTTAG
- the panB gene encoding 3-methyl-2-oxobutanoate hydroxymethyltransferase, which produces MSVHKDVKKITTNTLLKMKAAGEKISMITAYDYSFARLFDEAGIDVVLVGDSASNVMAGHETTVPITLDQMIYHAQCVVRGIDRSLVVVDLPFGSYQSNSDIALASAIRIMKESGAHSIKLEGGSEVVESIQRIVSAGIPVMGHLGLTPQSIYKFGTYNVRAKENEEAEKLRKDAKLLEEAGCYAIVLEKIPAALATEVSNSLTIPTIGIGAGSGCDGQVLVMHDMLGINNTFKPRFLRQYLNLQEQIQGAVGQYIKDVKSGDFPSEKESY; this is translated from the coding sequence ATGTCTGTTCATAAAGATGTCAAGAAAATCACTACCAATACATTGCTGAAAATGAAGGCTGCGGGAGAGAAGATCTCCATGATCACAGCCTATGACTATTCCTTTGCACGTTTATTTGATGAAGCAGGTATCGATGTTGTTTTGGTGGGTGACAGTGCCAGTAACGTGATGGCCGGACATGAAACAACGGTGCCGATCACATTGGATCAAATGATCTACCATGCGCAGTGTGTTGTAAGAGGGATCGACCGCTCATTGGTAGTCGTGGATCTGCCTTTTGGGTCCTATCAATCAAACTCAGATATTGCCCTTGCCTCTGCCATACGTATCATGAAAGAAAGTGGCGCACATTCCATAAAGCTGGAGGGAGGATCAGAAGTGGTGGAAAGCATTCAAAGAATTGTATCAGCAGGCATCCCTGTTATGGGGCATCTTGGCTTGACGCCACAATCGATCTATAAATTCGGGACCTATAATGTGAGAGCCAAAGAAAATGAAGAGGCTGAAAAACTGAGAAAAGATGCCAAGTTATTAGAAGAAGCGGGCTGCTACGCGATCGTTTTGGAAAAAATACCCGCAGCATTGGCAACTGAAGTCAGCAACTCATTGACCATTCCTACTATTGGTATCGGTGCAGGCTCAGGCTGTGATGGACAGGTTTTGGTGATGCATGACATGCTGGGTATCAACAATACTTTTAAGCCTCGTTTTTTAAGACAGTACTTGAATTTACAGGAACAGATACAGGGTGCTGTGGGTCAATATATTAAAGATGTAAAATCCGGAGATTTCCCATCAGAAAAAGAATCTTACTAA
- the metK gene encoding methionine adenosyltransferase, which yields MPYLFTSESVSEGHPDKVADQISDALIDNFLAFDPQSKVACETLVTTGQVVLAGEVKSKAYLDVQEIARGVIRKIGYTKSEYMFEANSCGILSAIHEQSADINQGVDRKKKEEQGAGDQGMMFGYATNETDDYMPLALDLAHKILIELAALRRENKQIKYLRPDAKSQVTLEYDDNNRPVRIDAIVVSTQHDDFDTEAKMLAKIKSDIINILIPRVKAKYKKYAKLFNNNIKYHINPTGKFVIGGPHGDTGLTGRKIIVDTYGGKGAHGGGAFSGKDPSKVDRSAAYATRHIAKNLVAAGVADEVLVQVSYAIGVAQPTSINVNTYGTAKVNLTDGQIAKIVEGLFDMRPYFIEQRLKLRSPIYSETAAYGHMGRKSEVVTKTFKSPDGKEKNVKVELFTWEKLDYVSKVKKAFGLK from the coding sequence ATGCCTTATTTATTTACTTCTGAGAGTGTATCTGAAGGACATCCGGATAAAGTGGCCGACCAGATATCTGATGCATTGATCGATAACTTTTTGGCTTTTGACCCACAATCTAAAGTGGCTTGTGAAACATTGGTGACTACCGGACAGGTGGTATTGGCCGGTGAGGTAAAATCAAAGGCATACTTGGATGTACAGGAAATTGCTCGTGGTGTGATCCGTAAGATCGGATATACCAAGAGTGAATATATGTTTGAAGCCAACAGCTGTGGTATCCTTTCTGCGATTCATGAGCAGAGTGCTGATATCAACCAGGGTGTTGACAGAAAGAAGAAAGAAGAGCAAGGAGCAGGTGACCAGGGTATGATGTTTGGTTATGCTACCAATGAAACAGATGACTACATGCCATTGGCATTGGATCTGGCACATAAGATCCTGATTGAACTGGCAGCATTGAGAAGAGAGAACAAGCAGATCAAATACCTGCGTCCTGATGCAAAGAGCCAGGTTACTTTGGAATACGATGATAACAACCGCCCGGTAAGAATCGATGCGATCGTAGTATCTACCCAGCATGATGATTTTGATACCGAAGCAAAGATGTTGGCGAAGATCAAATCTGATATCATCAATATCCTGATCCCAAGAGTAAAAGCGAAGTACAAGAAATACGCGAAGCTGTTCAACAACAACATCAAATACCATATCAACCCAACCGGTAAGTTTGTGATCGGTGGTCCACATGGCGATACCGGCTTAACCGGTCGTAAGATCATCGTAGATACCTATGGTGGTAAAGGAGCACATGGAGGTGGAGCATTCAGTGGTAAAGATCCTAGTAAGGTAGACCGTTCAGCAGCCTATGCAACTCGTCATATTGCGAAGAATCTGGTAGCAGCAGGAGTAGCAGACGAAGTGTTGGTACAAGTATCTTATGCAATCGGTGTGGCACAACCTACTAGTATCAACGTAAATACTTATGGTACTGCAAAAGTAAACTTGACCGATGGACAGATCGCTAAGATCGTAGAAGGCTTGTTTGACATGCGTCCATACTTCATTGAGCAGCGCTTGAAATTGCGCAGCCCGATCTACAGTGAAACCGCTGCATATGGCCACATGGGACGTAAGAGTGAAGTGGTGACCAAGACTTTCAAATCACCGGATGGTAAAGAGAAGAACGTAAAAGTGGAACTGTTCACTTGGGAGAAACTCGATTACGTTTCAAAAGTGAAGAAAGCTTTCGGCTTAAAATAA
- a CDS encoding glycogen/starch synthase has product MSTKKRILFIATEMSPYLELTEFAEVINKLAIKSNDGGLEVRCIMPRFGVINERRHRLHEVVRLSGINVSVDNDDYPLQIKVASLPNARLQVYFLENEDFFKRKQIFHDDEEKWFDDNALRTVFFCKGALETVKKFGWPPDIIHCSGWMTGLIPAYIKTAYKKEPVFGNSKVIFTIGENTFKDKLGGDFLKQAVINANVKDKDLEPFKEANNTALFRGGASYADAITFGAEKIDKKLTEEFAKVKGKKVVPFKGWDSDLTEYLELYNDLAGK; this is encoded by the coding sequence ATGTCAACAAAGAAAAGAATTTTATTCATAGCCACAGAGATGTCACCCTACCTCGAGCTCACAGAGTTTGCCGAGGTTATCAATAAACTGGCTATCAAAAGCAATGACGGGGGACTGGAAGTCAGATGTATCATGCCCCGCTTTGGAGTGATCAATGAGAGAAGACATCGTCTGCATGAAGTGGTAAGATTATCGGGTATCAATGTTTCAGTTGATAATGATGATTATCCCCTTCAGATCAAAGTCGCTTCATTGCCCAATGCACGCTTGCAGGTATATTTCTTGGAAAACGAAGATTTCTTCAAGCGCAAGCAGATCTTTCATGATGATGAAGAGAAATGGTTTGATGACAATGCACTTCGTACAGTGTTTTTCTGTAAAGGAGCATTGGAAACAGTAAAGAAATTCGGATGGCCTCCTGACATTATACATTGTAGTGGCTGGATGACAGGATTGATTCCTGCTTATATCAAAACAGCGTATAAGAAAGAGCCTGTATTTGGTAATAGTAAAGTGATTTTTACCATTGGTGAAAACACGTTCAAAGATAAATTGGGTGGTGACTTCCTGAAACAGGCCGTTATCAATGCCAATGTCAAAGACAAAGATCTGGAACCCTTTAAAGAAGCTAATAATACCGCATTGTTCAGAGGTGGAGCCAGCTATGCTGATGCCATCACTTTTGGTGCAGAAAAGATCGATAAAAAACTCACAGAAGAATTCGCAAAAGTGAAAGGGAAAAAGGTAGTTCCTTTCAAAGGATGGGATTCTGATTTAACAGAGTATTTAGAATTGTACAACGACCTTGCGGGTAAGTAA
- a CDS encoding NUDIX hydrolase produces MEKNPWKIISERNIYENKWIGLTEYAVLNPSGGQGIYGKVHFKNTAVGVVALDKDEQLWLVGQYRFTLDQYSWEIPEGGAPIGTDPLDSAKRELREETGLSATTWQHLQTMHLSNSVSDELAIIYLATGLAQGEAEPEDTEELHCRKVSLDEAWQMVDKGIITDSMSVAAITKIKLMKVLGQL; encoded by the coding sequence ATGGAAAAGAATCCCTGGAAGATCATCAGTGAAAGAAATATCTATGAAAATAAATGGATAGGACTAACGGAATATGCGGTGCTTAATCCATCAGGTGGCCAAGGGATTTATGGAAAGGTCCATTTTAAAAATACAGCAGTAGGTGTGGTAGCATTGGACAAGGATGAGCAGTTATGGCTGGTAGGTCAATATCGTTTTACATTGGATCAATATAGTTGGGAAATTCCAGAAGGGGGTGCGCCGATCGGTACGGATCCACTGGACAGTGCGAAAAGAGAGCTAAGAGAAGAAACGGGGCTCTCCGCTACAACTTGGCAGCATTTACAGACCATGCATTTATCTAATTCGGTATCCGATGAATTGGCGATCATTTATTTGGCGACGGGGTTAGCGCAAGGGGAGGCAGAGCCGGAGGATACAGAGGAGTTACATTGCAGGAAAGTATCATTGGATGAAGCATGGCAGATGGTTGACAAGGGCATCATCACTGATTCAATGTCCGTTGCCGCTATTACAAAAATTAAATTGATGAAGGTTTTGGGTCAGCTTTAG
- a CDS encoding exopolyphosphatase → MRLAAIDIGSNAARLLISEVTHDAAGNPRFNKLNLVRVPLRLGFDVFEKGEISKEKRGMVLQTMKAYGHLINAYGVQHTIACATSAMRDARNSADLIRKIRLETGLEIEIISGDLEASIIYENHVAENMDTDHSYLYIDVGGGSTELTFFAEDRLVFKQSFNIGTIRLLKDMVEDHHWNEMKEMIKTKTKGYKKIVAIGTGGNINKVFSLSKKKDGKPLPIDLLKDYYKEISSFTLEDRINIYKLREDRADVIVPALQIYINVMRWADADEIYVPKIGLADGLIQHLYSELTLQQQ, encoded by the coding sequence TTGAGGCTCGCCGCAATTGATATTGGAAGTAATGCTGCTCGTTTACTTATTTCTGAAGTAACACATGATGCAGCAGGTAATCCGCGATTCAATAAACTGAATCTTGTTCGTGTACCCCTGCGCTTGGGTTTTGATGTTTTTGAAAAAGGAGAAATTTCCAAAGAAAAAAGAGGAATGGTTTTACAAACCATGAAGGCCTATGGACATTTGATCAATGCCTATGGTGTTCAGCATACCATTGCCTGTGCAACCAGCGCCATGCGTGATGCACGTAACAGTGCTGACCTTATCAGAAAAATACGATTAGAGACAGGACTTGAAATTGAGATCATCAGTGGTGATCTCGAAGCATCGATCATTTATGAAAACCATGTGGCAGAAAACATGGATACCGATCATAGCTATCTGTATATTGATGTAGGAGGCGGTAGTACAGAACTTACTTTTTTTGCCGAAGACAGACTGGTTTTCAAACAATCTTTTAATATCGGTACGATTCGATTACTGAAAGATATGGTAGAGGATCATCACTGGAATGAAATGAAGGAGATGATCAAAACGAAAACCAAAGGATATAAGAAAATTGTAGCGATTGGTACCGGGGGAAATATCAATAAAGTTTTTTCTCTCAGTAAAAAGAAAGATGGCAAGCCATTACCGATCGATCTGTTGAAAGATTATTACAAAGAAATTTCCAGCTTCACGCTGGAAGACCGGATCAATATTTACAAGTTGCGTGAAGACCGTGCAGACGTAATTGTACCTGCCTTACAGATCTATATCAATGTGATGCGATGGGCAGATGCCGATGAGATCTATGTACCCAAAATTGGTTTAGCTGACGGGCTTATTCAACACCTTTACTCTGAATTAACCTTACAACAACAGTAA